In Lentimicrobium sp. L6, the following proteins share a genomic window:
- a CDS encoding PAS domain S-box protein, protein MENQIGKLKARIKELELQLKAEKSKSLKAEKHSAFHNNRAQFITNNSGHIYQYNSSFISILDSSTEAGTETDLVLDFQKQNQDILGNLQSSIPKTFEFAFKNSSKDIIKTNYGIQKLNQLNKENTIYQFTEIDNDAKTSHSEPGELKATKSRLEESEEKYRLLHQSSAFGVGYYSKDGIVISYNDIAAKNMGGKSEDFEGKSFLEIFPKEHAEEYTKRFKHALQYNDSKEYVDHIKLPNASFWFKSIYTCIYNSKNELMGVQIISDDITKSKTLENQYRTINNSIENSLNGYHIVNEKGEFVYANKEYLKRWGYHSLDELLLSNPKDHCFNPELPKQIIDEVNKNGSLEIEFLAKRKDGSTFDVLMSIIKEIDVNGDNIYLSTSLDITQLNLNNTILKENEEKFRNFVDYSSEGVAIVDNNGKITFINKEFENIFGVTSSETKGLHAWDLMLKMSNLKKEIPNTKESLKKSILGILTKKEHVILDKNFTTIIQAKTKKKKDIIETIFTFDTSKGKQLGIIITDITEIKNAEKEIISAYNLLQDTERISKSGSWTYEPKTGKNHWSKGAYDIRDVHYEKNTDLDIFKKHIHPDDSEEYFETFNRNLKSTEESFQQKFRLITENGITKIISANYKVKRDVKGEAILVVGIDKDITELELAAKSIKEQEERYKTLSAATFESILISENGMCIDQNETARKTFGYSDKEAIGKNAIEWIAPEYRELIINKLKTENLQPYQTTAQRKDKSKFHCEVQERILYKNDRKLKFTAIKDISSRVSTEKALFKSEERFNLAMEATHDGLFDWNLITNEIYYSPGWKRMLGYEDSELENTFKTWEDLTHPDDIKRSWKMLDKHIKGEIPRFEVEFRMKHKKGHWVDILARAKVTVNKENKPIRIIGTHIDLTDIKKAEQLLQFQKQISKQYLEIAGVMFIALDINQNVVLVNQKGCDILGYKEEEIIGKNWFDHFIPQHNIDQVKSVFNEALEDETNLIEYFENPIIRKDGEKRIIAWYNATLRDENGKAIRFVSSGADITERVSTQKALSESEETLRLALDSSKQGIYDFNIQTGEIKVSDSYIIMIGHNPKTFIETNEKWTNRLHPNDVNHVLKNYSDYIEGKIPAYRIEFRIKTKQGKWKWILSMGSIVEYTEDGKPLRMLGTHTDIDKIKKTQLALQQSEEKYRAMYDNAPLGYQSLDKNGDLLDVNPTWTKILGYKKEEVIGKHFGSFLHPSQVELFKERFPKFKALGNVNNVLFKMVKKDGTEIDVSYEGCAGYTPDGQFKQTYCTFKEITEEVKAKEALIKAKENAERSDHYSKIIAKLAKEIINSDLSIEVIAKLTYDYALSLTKSKYGFVSSIDPETGDNIAHTLSEMMKHMCNVENSSIIFPKRAEGYPSLWGHALNTQKAFYSNKPNIHPKSQGIPKGHIPLENFLSVPVMIKNKLVGQIALANKEEGYSNEDIKVIKEIGYLYGLAIYRKQTETELIQAKEKAEESDQLKSSFLANMSHEIRTPMNGILGFADLLKEPGIEENEREKFLGIIQKSGHRLLSIINDLIDISKIEAEQMEVFNEDTEINKQIEYLYTFFKPEAEKKKIELTCYTALPDMEATIHSDREKIYAILTNLIKNAIKYTKQGKIEFGYIKIENHLEFYVKDTGIGIQHSKLDNIFDRFVQANLTNATEYEGAGLGLAITKAYVELLGGNIWLESKVDKGSTFTFTLPIEKRNA, encoded by the coding sequence ATGGAAAATCAGATAGGAAAATTAAAAGCTAGAATTAAAGAGTTAGAATTACAACTAAAAGCTGAAAAATCAAAGTCTTTGAAAGCTGAAAAGCACTCTGCTTTTCACAATAACCGGGCTCAGTTTATTACTAATAACTCTGGTCATATTTATCAATACAATTCCTCGTTTATTTCCATATTGGATTCTTCCACCGAAGCTGGAACCGAAACAGATTTAGTTTTAGATTTTCAGAAACAAAATCAAGATATTTTAGGTAACCTACAAAGCTCTATTCCTAAAACCTTTGAATTTGCTTTTAAGAACTCCTCAAAAGACATTATAAAAACAAATTATGGCATCCAAAAACTGAATCAATTAAACAAGGAAAATACGATTTACCAATTTACAGAAATTGATAATGATGCAAAAACAAGTCATTCAGAACCAGGTGAGTTAAAAGCAACAAAAAGTAGATTAGAAGAAAGTGAAGAAAAATATAGACTATTACACCAAAGCTCGGCTTTTGGGGTAGGCTACTATTCTAAAGATGGAATAGTTATTTCCTATAATGATATAGCTGCTAAAAATATGGGAGGAAAAAGTGAGGATTTTGAAGGAAAATCATTTCTTGAAATCTTCCCGAAAGAACATGCTGAGGAATACACCAAAAGATTCAAACATGCTCTTCAATATAATGATTCAAAAGAATATGTAGATCATATAAAGCTCCCTAATGCCTCTTTCTGGTTTAAAAGTATTTACACTTGCATATATAATAGCAAAAATGAATTAATGGGTGTTCAAATTATATCTGATGACATCACTAAAAGCAAAACACTAGAAAACCAATATAGGACCATAAACAATTCGATAGAAAACTCCCTAAATGGTTATCATATTGTAAATGAAAAAGGGGAGTTTGTCTATGCAAATAAAGAGTATTTAAAGAGGTGGGGATATCATTCCTTAGATGAATTATTGCTATCTAACCCTAAGGATCATTGTTTCAACCCAGAACTTCCAAAGCAAATTATTGATGAAGTAAACAAAAATGGAAGTCTAGAAATAGAGTTTTTAGCCAAAAGAAAAGATGGAAGCACATTCGATGTATTAATGAGTATAATAAAAGAAATTGATGTAAATGGTGATAATATTTACCTAAGCACCTCTCTAGATATCACACAATTAAATTTAAATAATACTATTTTAAAAGAAAACGAAGAAAAATTCAGAAACTTTGTGGATTACTCTTCAGAAGGAGTAGCTATTGTTGACAATAACGGAAAGATAACTTTCATTAACAAAGAGTTTGAAAATATTTTTGGAGTAACCAGCAGCGAAACTAAAGGACTACACGCATGGGATTTAATGTTAAAAATGTCAAACCTTAAGAAGGAAATCCCAAACACAAAGGAAAGCTTAAAAAAAAGCATACTCGGCATACTCACTAAAAAAGAACATGTTATTTTAGATAAAAACTTCACTACTATTATTCAGGCAAAAACGAAGAAAAAGAAAGATATTATTGAAACGATATTTACTTTTGATACTTCCAAAGGGAAACAATTGGGTATCATTATTACCGATATCACAGAAATTAAAAACGCTGAAAAAGAGATTATCTCCGCCTACAACTTACTCCAAGATACAGAAAGAATCAGCAAGTCTGGTAGCTGGACCTATGAGCCCAAAACAGGAAAAAATCATTGGTCGAAAGGGGCCTATGATATACGAGATGTTCATTATGAAAAGAATACTGACTTAGATATCTTTAAAAAACACATTCACCCTGACGACAGTGAGGAATATTTCGAAACATTCAATCGGAATTTAAAGTCTACTGAGGAATCTTTCCAGCAAAAATTCAGGCTCATTACTGAAAACGGAATCACAAAAATTATTTCTGCTAATTATAAAGTAAAAAGAGATGTGAAAGGGGAAGCTATTTTAGTAGTTGGGATTGATAAGGATATCACCGAACTAGAATTAGCCGCTAAATCAATAAAAGAGCAAGAAGAAAGATACAAAACCTTGTCTGCAGCTACATTTGAATCTATTCTCATATCTGAAAATGGCATGTGTATTGACCAAAATGAAACTGCAAGAAAAACGTTTGGTTATTCTGATAAAGAAGCTATTGGCAAAAACGCCATCGAATGGATAGCACCTGAATACAGAGAGCTCATTATCAACAAGCTAAAAACAGAAAACCTTCAACCATATCAAACCACAGCACAAAGAAAAGACAAAAGTAAATTCCACTGCGAAGTACAAGAAAGAATTCTTTATAAAAATGATAGAAAGCTAAAATTCACCGCAATAAAGGATATAAGCTCTAGAGTTTCCACTGAAAAAGCACTATTTAAAAGTGAGGAACGTTTTAACCTGGCCATGGAAGCTACTCACGATGGATTATTTGATTGGAACTTGATAACTAATGAAATATATTACTCCCCTGGTTGGAAACGCATGCTAGGTTATGAGGATTCTGAATTGGAAAACACCTTCAAAACATGGGAAGATTTAACTCATCCTGATGATATTAAGCGCTCATGGAAAATGCTTGACAAACATATCAAAGGTGAAATACCTCGATTTGAAGTTGAATTTCGCATGAAGCATAAAAAGGGTCATTGGGTGGATATTTTAGCACGTGCAAAGGTTACTGTAAATAAAGAAAATAAACCAATCAGAATTATTGGAACGCATATTGACCTTACTGATATTAAAAAAGCGGAGCAGCTATTACAGTTTCAAAAACAAATATCAAAACAATACTTGGAAATTGCTGGGGTCATGTTTATTGCATTAGATATAAATCAAAATGTTGTTCTAGTCAATCAAAAAGGATGTGATATTTTAGGATATAAAGAAGAAGAAATTATTGGTAAAAACTGGTTCGACCATTTCATACCTCAACATAATATCGATCAAGTAAAAAGTGTATTTAATGAAGCTTTAGAAGATGAAACAAATCTCATTGAATATTTTGAAAACCCCATAATTAGAAAAGATGGAGAAAAAAGAATCATTGCTTGGTATAATGCTACCCTTAGGGATGAAAATGGGAAAGCAATACGATTCGTTTCCTCTGGTGCTGACATCACAGAACGAGTAAGCACCCAAAAAGCTTTAAGTGAAAGTGAAGAAACATTGCGATTGGCTTTAGACTCCAGCAAACAAGGCATTTATGACTTCAACATACAAACTGGTGAAATTAAAGTAAGTGACAGCTACATCATCATGATAGGTCATAACCCGAAAACATTTATTGAAACTAATGAAAAATGGACCAACAGATTGCATCCGAATGATGTTAATCATGTTTTGAAAAACTATTCCGATTATATAGAAGGTAAAATTCCAGCTTATCGTATTGAATTTCGAATTAAAACAAAACAAGGAAAATGGAAGTGGATACTTTCCATGGGTAGTATAGTAGAATATACAGAAGATGGAAAACCACTCAGAATGCTTGGAACTCATACAGATATTGATAAGATTAAAAAAACACAATTGGCATTACAACAGAGCGAAGAAAAATACCGCGCCATGTATGATAATGCCCCGTTAGGCTATCAATCCCTTGACAAAAATGGAGATTTATTGGATGTAAACCCCACTTGGACAAAAATACTAGGCTATAAAAAAGAAGAAGTTATCGGTAAGCATTTTGGATCTTTTCTACATCCAAGTCAAGTTGAACTTTTTAAAGAAAGATTCCCCAAATTCAAAGCTTTGGGGAATGTAAACAATGTGCTTTTCAAGATGGTTAAAAAGGATGGGACCGAAATAGACGTTTCTTATGAAGGCTGCGCTGGATATACACCCGATGGCCAATTCAAACAAACCTATTGCACGTTTAAAGAAATAACTGAGGAAGTAAAAGCTAAAGAAGCCTTAATAAAAGCAAAAGAAAATGCTGAAAGAAGCGACCATTATTCTAAAATCATTGCTAAACTCGCAAAAGAAATTATCAATAGTGATCTTTCAATAGAAGTTATTGCAAAATTAACCTATGACTACGCATTATCTTTAACCAAGAGCAAATATGGGTTTGTTTCTTCTATCGATCCTGAAACAGGAGACAATATTGCCCACACTTTAAGTGAAATGATGAAACACATGTGTAATGTTGAAAATAGTTCTATCATTTTCCCAAAAAGAGCTGAGGGCTATCCTTCACTTTGGGGTCATGCGCTAAATACACAAAAAGCATTTTACAGTAACAAACCTAACATTCATCCAAAATCACAAGGCATTCCAAAAGGCCATATACCATTAGAAAACTTTCTATCGGTTCCTGTAATGATTAAAAACAAACTGGTTGGCCAAATCGCCTTAGCAAATAAAGAAGAAGGATACAGCAATGAAGATATAAAAGTAATCAAGGAAATTGGGTATTTATATGGCTTAGCTATATATAGAAAACAAACCGAGACTGAGCTGATCCAAGCTAAAGAAAAGGCTGAAGAAAGCGACCAATTAAAATCTTCATTTTTGGCCAATATGAGTCATGAAATCAGAACTCCAATGAATGGGATATTAGGTTTTGCTGACCTCCTCAAAGAGCCAGGGATAGAAGAAAATGAACGAGAAAAATTTTTAGGGATTATCCAAAAAAGTGGTCATAGATTACTCAGTATCATCAACGACTTAATTGATATTTCTAAAATAGAAGCTGAACAAATGGAAGTATTTAATGAGGATACTGAAATAAACAAACAAATTGAATACTTGTACACTTTCTTCAAACCGGAAGCCGAAAAGAAAAAAATTGAATTAACTTGCTATACCGCATTACCTGATATGGAAGCCACCATACATTCAGATCGAGAGAAAATTTATGCCATCCTCACCAATCTGATTAAAAATGCAATAAAATATACCAAGCAAGGAAAAATAGAATTCGGGTATATAAAAATTGAGAACCACTTAGAGTTCTATGTAAAAGACACAGGTATAGGCATTCAACATTCTAAGTTAGATA
- a CDS encoding DegT/DnrJ/EryC1/StrS aminotransferase family protein, giving the protein MKIPMVDLQGQYQRLKTEIDTEIHKVLDTSSYINGPVVHEFARDLEKYLGVKHVIPCANGTDALQVAMMGLGLKPGDEVITTSFTFIATAEVIALLGLTPVLVDVLEDTMNIDPVAIKNAITDNTKAIVPVHLFGQCANMDEILTIAKENNLFVIEDNAQAIGANYTFADGTTKKAGSIGDVGCTSFFPSKNLGAYGDGGAIFTNNDELAEQLKVIVNHGMTVRYYHDYVGVNSRLDSMQAAVLKVKLAHLDDFAKARNYAANYYNEAFASCENIITPVTADFTDHVFHQYTMKLVDVDRDGLQKHLMDKGIANAVYYPVALHMQKAYQDDRYKEGDFPVTEKLQQQVLSLPMHTEFTEEQLKYVCDAVLEFIQK; this is encoded by the coding sequence ATGAAAATTCCAATGGTCGACCTACAAGGTCAATATCAAAGGTTAAAAACCGAAATTGATACCGAAATTCATAAAGTATTAGACACATCTTCATATATTAATGGTCCAGTGGTTCATGAATTTGCTCGTGATTTAGAGAAATATCTTGGTGTTAAACATGTCATTCCTTGTGCTAATGGAACAGATGCATTGCAAGTAGCTATGATGGGACTTGGACTAAAGCCAGGTGATGAAGTTATTACCACCTCATTTACTTTTATTGCAACAGCAGAAGTTATTGCTTTATTAGGATTGACTCCTGTATTGGTTGATGTTTTAGAGGATACTATGAATATCGATCCTGTAGCTATTAAAAATGCCATCACTGATAATACCAAAGCTATTGTTCCTGTTCATTTGTTCGGCCAATGTGCCAATATGGATGAGATTTTAACTATCGCTAAAGAGAACAATCTATTTGTTATTGAGGATAATGCTCAAGCTATTGGTGCCAACTATACTTTTGCCGATGGAACAACTAAAAAAGCTGGATCTATAGGTGATGTGGGTTGTACAAGCTTCTTCCCATCAAAAAACTTAGGTGCTTATGGTGATGGTGGAGCCATCTTCACCAATAATGATGAGCTGGCTGAACAATTGAAAGTGATAGTAAATCATGGAATGACCGTAAGGTATTACCACGACTATGTTGGAGTAAACTCTAGATTAGACAGTATGCAAGCGGCAGTTTTAAAAGTAAAACTAGCCCACCTTGACGATTTTGCAAAAGCTAGAAACTATGCGGCTAATTATTATAATGAAGCTTTCGCCAGTTGCGAAAACATTATTACTCCAGTTACTGCCGATTTTACCGATCATGTATTCCACCAGTATACTATGAAATTAGTTGATGTGGATCGCGATGGTTTACAAAAACACTTAATGGATAAAGGAATAGCAAATGCAGTATATTATCCTGTAGCTCTACACATGCAAAAAGCATATCAAGATGACAGATATAAAGAAGGTGACTTCCCAGTGACTGAAAAACTTCAGCAGCAAGTCCTATCACTTCCTATGCATACTGAATTCACAGAAGAACAACTAAAATATGTTTGTGATGCTGTTTTAGAATTCATCCAAAAATAA
- a CDS encoding DMT family transporter — MKNFLAYLAVIGSMFFWALSFIWSKSALEIYNPLTILSFRLILASGLLMGFSKLIGKLNKIEKSDWKYIILLSFFEPFLYFIGETYGLQRVSPTIAAVIIATIPLFLPYVAWYFFKEQITKYKIYGTLLSFIGVILVIVNTNMELNADFWGVMLLMLAVFSAIGYTAVLNKLSHKYNSFTIVGYQSFFGLLGFAPLFFFIELPTFSETGWVWEGLQPIFLLGIFGSIIAFVLFTHSIKILGVTRSGVFTNGIPVLTSIFSFILLGERLFTINYIGILIVVAGLFLSQIKSKQ; from the coding sequence ATGAAAAACTTTTTAGCTTATTTAGCCGTTATTGGTTCCATGTTCTTTTGGGCCTTAAGTTTTATTTGGTCCAAGAGCGCCTTGGAAATCTATAACCCATTAACCATTTTAAGTTTTAGACTTATTTTGGCTTCTGGATTATTGATGGGTTTTTCTAAACTGATTGGGAAATTGAACAAAATTGAAAAGAGCGATTGGAAATACATTATCCTTTTAAGTTTTTTTGAACCCTTCTTGTATTTTATTGGAGAAACCTATGGCCTTCAACGCGTTTCTCCTACAATTGCAGCCGTGATTATTGCTACCATCCCCTTATTCTTGCCTTATGTGGCTTGGTATTTCTTTAAAGAACAAATTACTAAATATAAGATCTACGGAACTCTTTTAAGCTTTATTGGTGTTATCCTAGTTATTGTAAATACCAATATGGAACTCAATGCTGATTTTTGGGGAGTGATGTTGCTGATGTTGGCCGTATTTTCCGCAATTGGGTATACAGCAGTACTTAATAAACTATCCCACAAATACAACTCTTTCACCATTGTTGGTTATCAAAGTTTCTTTGGGCTTCTAGGTTTTGCCCCTTTGTTCTTCTTTATTGAGTTGCCAACATTTTCAGAAACCGGATGGGTTTGGGAAGGCCTTCAACCCATTTTTCTCTTGGGAATATTTGGTTCTATTATTGCTTTTGTATTATTTACGCATAGTATTAAAATACTTGGTGTAACCAGAAGTGGAGTGTTTACCAATGGGATACCCGTACTCACTAGTATTTTTTCCTTTATTCTATTGGGAGAGCGACTTTTTACCATAAATTATATAGGAATTTTAATTGTGGTGGCAGGCCTTTTCCTGTCGCAAATAAAGAGCAAACAGTAG